A part of Sulfurimonas sp. HSL-1716 genomic DNA contains:
- the lpxB gene encoding lipid-A-disaccharide synthase, giving the protein MKLLVSALEHSANIHLKALKQELSPDVEFIGIFDKELGTPLIDLSSLAIMGFVDAIKKLRFFFKLNTQMAELARDADKVLLMDSSGFNLPLAKKIRKKYPDKEIIYYILPQAWAWKQKRIPVLERTITHLASILPFEKDYYSKNAPITYVGHPLLDEIKEFKETLSQTNKIAFMPGSRRGEIKKLMPVFEELREKLECEAYIIVPKQFTKEDIKEVYGTLTKFKIVHDAHQTLRECDFAFICSGTATLEAALIGIPFILSYIAKPLDYFLASRLVKLDYIGLGNIMFEKFKGEPLHPEFIQDEVTPDNLFEAYKKFDREKFLNNSKELRKYLGHGSSKTVASIIEEKNED; this is encoded by the coding sequence ATGAAACTTCTCGTCAGCGCCCTGGAACATTCCGCGAACATCCATCTAAAAGCTTTAAAACAGGAGCTCAGCCCTGATGTAGAATTTATCGGTATCTTCGACAAAGAGCTCGGAACTCCGCTCATAGATCTCTCGTCTCTGGCTATCATGGGGTTTGTCGACGCGATAAAAAAACTGAGATTTTTCTTCAAGCTCAATACGCAGATGGCAGAACTCGCACGTGATGCCGACAAGGTCTTGCTCATGGATTCATCGGGATTCAATCTCCCTCTTGCAAAGAAGATAAGAAAAAAATACCCCGACAAAGAGATCATCTACTATATCCTGCCGCAGGCCTGGGCTTGGAAACAAAAGAGAATTCCCGTTTTAGAACGTACCATCACGCATCTGGCCTCCATCCTGCCCTTTGAAAAGGACTACTACTCTAAAAACGCACCCATAACCTACGTGGGGCATCCCCTCTTAGACGAGATAAAAGAGTTTAAAGAAACACTTTCGCAAACGAACAAGATAGCTTTCATGCCCGGAAGCCGCAGAGGCGAGATAAAAAAACTGATGCCCGTGTTTGAAGAACTCAGAGAAAAACTGGAGTGCGAAGCGTATATTATCGTCCCAAAACAGTTCACTAAAGAAGATATAAAAGAAGTTTACGGTACCCTAACGAAATTTAAAATTGTTCACGATGCGCATCAGACTTTACGGGAGTGCGACTTCGCTTTTATATGCAGCGGAACGGCTACGCTTGAAGCCGCACTCATAGGGATCCCGTTCATTTTAAGCTACATCGCAAAGCCGCTTGATTATTTTCTGGCAAGCAGGCTGGTGAAGCTTGATTATATCGGTCTTGGCAACATCATGTTCGAAAAGTTCAAAGGCGAACCGCTTCATCCTGAGTTCATCCAGGACGAAGTGACGCCGGACAATCTTTTTGAAGCATATAAAAAATTTGACAGAGAAAAGTTTCTGAACAATTCAAAAGAGTTACGAAAATATTTAGGCCATGGAAGTTCCAAAACAGTAGCATCGATCATAGAGGAAAAGAATGAAGATTAA
- a CDS encoding DegT/DnrJ/EryC1/StrS family aminotransferase — translation MKINFIDLQAQYQEYKTEIDKEVSEVFASAGFIGGPKLEAFEKNIAAYTGVKHAIGCSSGTDALLLALMALDVKAGDEIITTPFTFIATAEVIAFLGAKPVFADIDEKTYNIDTSKIENLITAKTKAIIPVSLYGQCADMDEINAIADKHGLTVIEDACQSFGAQYKDKRSCALSSIGCTSFFPSKPLGAYGDGGAIFTDDDELASKMRMLLNHGQNERYKHKYIGINGRLDAVQAAILDVKLRHFDKEVKLRQDIGQRYTLLLADADVVTPYIADDRTSVYAQYSIRVKDRAATIAKLSERSIPTAVHYPMPLHLQEAFAYLGYKEGDFPVSEKISNEIMSLPMSPYLTDEQQDFIVAAIKG, via the coding sequence ATGAAGATTAATTTTATAGATTTACAGGCGCAGTATCAAGAGTATAAGACGGAGATTGACAAAGAGGTAAGCGAAGTCTTTGCGAGTGCGGGATTCATAGGAGGACCGAAACTCGAAGCTTTTGAAAAAAACATCGCAGCATATACGGGCGTAAAACATGCCATCGGATGCAGCAGCGGGACAGATGCGCTTTTACTTGCCCTTATGGCGCTCGACGTCAAAGCGGGTGATGAGATCATCACAACTCCTTTTACGTTTATAGCGACTGCCGAAGTGATCGCATTTTTAGGTGCAAAACCGGTATTTGCCGATATTGACGAAAAAACATACAATATCGATACATCCAAGATAGAAAACCTTATCACGGCAAAAACAAAAGCGATCATTCCCGTGTCTCTTTACGGACAATGTGCGGATATGGACGAGATAAACGCTATTGCCGACAAACACGGTCTTACGGTCATAGAGGACGCTTGCCAAAGCTTCGGCGCACAGTATAAAGACAAAAGATCATGCGCTCTCTCATCAATCGGCTGTACGAGTTTCTTCCCTTCCAAACCTCTTGGCGCATACGGCGACGGCGGAGCTATCTTTACCGACGATGATGAACTGGCTTCAAAGATGAGAATGCTTCTAAACCATGGACAAAACGAGAGATACAAGCACAAATATATAGGAATAAACGGCCGTCTTGACGCCGTTCAAGCCGCAATACTCGACGTCAAACTCCGTCATTTTGACAAAGAGGTGAAACTGAGACAGGATATCGGTCAAAGATATACGCTGCTTCTCGCCGATGCCGATGTCGTGACTCCATATATCGCAGACGATAGAACAAGCGTCTACGCACAATACTCCATAAGGGTAAAAGACAGAGCTGCAACGATCGCGAAGCTGAGCGAGAGATCTATCCCGACAGCCGTTCATTACCCGATGCCGCTTCACCTTCAAGAAGCTTTTGCGTATCTTGGATACAAAGAGGGGGATTTTCCTGTCTCCGAAAAGATATCAAACGAGATCATGTCTCTTCCGATGAGTCCGTATC